The sequence below is a genomic window from Coffea arabica cultivar ET-39 chromosome 8e, Coffea Arabica ET-39 HiFi, whole genome shotgun sequence.
gacaAGGAGAAACGGAGAAacggaggaaaaagaaaatggaagaaaaaaaaatgagggagTGGCGGACGAATTGAAGACTGGAAAAGCTGCGGGAAACTAAGGAAAAGAATCAGAAAGAGGGGAGATTGGTGAAGAAAAAGACGGagagaaacaagaaaaaaagagagcagAGAAAGGCAGGAAGCGGCTAGGGTTTGGTTTTGGCAGAAAGGCTTCGAGAGGGAAAAGGGTAACAACGAAGGGGGCTGAAGAGAAAGGAGGGGAGAGCTAGGGGGTGAAAGAAGGAGAGAGAGCTTCGGTAGTAGAAAAATTATAgggaaaagaacaaaaacagAGGAAAGAAACGGGCGACGGAAGGAGGGCTCTCggcgaaaagaaaaaacaagcggCCAGGAAAAAACAGAGCGAAGGAGGAAAAGCTGGAATCCACCGCCTTTGCCTGCAAGAGCATTTCAGTCGACTTCAGCTGTGGGACGGCGAGCTCCGCCTCTGGAGCCTTCAATCTGGCACCACCTCCACCTTCATCATCAGTCCACCATGACCACGCCGACAGCCGCCAATCACCCCAAATCAAACCCTCCGATGCTCAGGTCAACGGAACCGCCGCTGCTCATAGCCGCCGCCACCGCGACCGGAGTCCATCGTCGCCGCCGCTCAAGCAAAAGCGCTGTGAGttgtactttttctttaaaaaaattcagttcTAGTCAAGCTCTCAAAGCAGTCTGCCGGGCCTTTATTTATTGCAATTTTTTCTGTCAATTGTTCATGATTTTGGATTGTACGTGCTTTCTGTGTCAATTGGACCAGAGTCCTTTTTGTTTTGATAATTTTGGGGCCGGTTATAACATAAATTGAGTAAatatttgttggaatttttACATGCCCATTCCCTGTTTGTTAAAATGCCCAAGTGAAACTTCTACTTGAAGGATGATTGATTCATATTTTGTGTGTAAGGAAAACAGATGTTTGGTCAGTTTAACGCTTGACAAAACCTGATAGTTGATGAtcagggtaaaaaaaaaaaagagagagtttTGAGAATTCTTGATGtgttgttgtttttgttttatattCTTGCCGGTTTTCTTTTGCGTATAAACTTGAGCTGCATCATGAGAGGAGGTTTGTGCGAGTTTATTCTTCTTTTGAGGATGATAGATAGTTGGATTTTTGATGTTTTGTCCGAGAAAAAACTGAGATGATAACTGATGTAGAGCTCAGTGGAGAAGATGATTATTTTGTCCAAATTGCCTCTTGCGTTCTCGTTTTGCATCTTTTCGATGGTTTTCTGCAGCTTGCATCTATGTTAAATTTTGGTGGTTAGAGTTGCAAGGCCTTGTTGTTTTGGTTTGGGTATTCGATGTGTGATTGGATGTTGTTTGCATCTGGTGTGAATTTCATAAGAAGTATAGATTTAACCCCTCAGGTCTGCTATGGAAGGTTCAGAGTTTCCCAGtagaaatggtccatcaccctTGAGCCAAAAGGATTCAATCTTTGCTAAAGAAGCTGACAGGAGCTTTTCAGCTTCTGCTGCTGCTTGAGGATCCAAAGGCCGGCCAAATAAAGGTGCAAGCGTAGTATTGATGACTACCCCAACTGTCAAGATAAGCATACTTCAGAATGCGGTACAACATTAACAGGTAAACAGTGCTGATCATGAAGAcggaaaataaaaatgagacTGCTCTATATGTAACTGGGTCATTTTTAGACAAAAATCCAGTTATTCAaaaagattaatttttcctTCTGCAGTTCTTCAATAAGGGATGGGCGGCCAACAAACATTTACTGCTCCAATTGCCAAATTTTAGGAACAGGCCAGCTTACTCAGACTAAGATTTCTACTATATCCAGTAACTCTACCATGATTCTTAGACTTCTTCACATGCTGCACTTGGGTTTTGATAATAAGTTCAAAGTATTTGCTTGTTTCGACATTTTTGCCCAATTGGTCATGGACGTTTAAGTGTTAAGCGACCCTCATATATACTCATCTTTTGCAGTCTGTTAAGTGACTCTAGCAAGGAGACGAGAACAATGTACCACTCATTCATCTCATGTCTTTTTGTTCAAAATATGAGAGGTGGATGTCAAAACCCAGAATTCCCACAAGGAAAATTGAGCTCATTCAAAACCATCCCAGATCTTTCTTATATTATTATCAAGATTCACCCTACAATTCcctgtttaattttttttgtaatttggtGACAAATAGCTTTCCAATAACACCAGACCACAGATAGAACAAGAATAGTTATTCAAAACCAAAGATTAGCACCTGAACCCCGTCGTATAGTGGAGTGATGCCAATCTAAAGCTGAGTCAATCTGTGCTCTTTTGAACACGTCTGCAGGATACCTTGGAACATGAATGTTCAGAGTAATAAGAACTGTGAAATCAATAATTAGAGCACATTCCAGCATCAGCTAGTGGAAACGCTGAATGTAGAACTAGGATTAGGACAACCAGTTTGTATGGAATATCCGTGTATTCTAGAAGCATGCCCACTTATATAAATACATGAAAACCTTGACTCTGATTTTGTACCCTTTCCCACTGTCCATAATTAGGGCATCAAGAAAGATTAGAACGGATATCCAAAGAAAATAACAGACGTGAAAGCATATGTAGGATCTATAACTGGCCAAAAAATAGAGGCACTTGTAATGGTGCCTGCTTTTGGGAGTCCATTAGCATATTGAAATAAAATTTAGGGGACGACTGAATTCATATTTGTCTTAGAAACTAGCATGCGTTTATTTAATGTGAAACACCTTCTAAACTAGCATGCACAATGATGAGACTTACCAATGTTCTGCAATTCCAGGAAAAGCAGTTGCCAGAAATCGAAGGATAGCATGACTGCAGAGGACATTAGATGTGTGAATTCCATTAATATTGCGCACAGAAAGTCCAGGGATCAGTTAGCTAAGACGGGTAGGAGAAAATGagatcaaataaatggagactaggaaaaaaatccagaaaaaaccAGAGCAGCCACTTGtgcttcattattttcccttcatttcttttcatttttcctttctttcaggGAAGACGAAGGCAGGCCATGAGTACCAGAAATGGAAATGGAACTAAGTCTCAACTTATGAGTATATTACTACAAATCAATGTCAGTAAGACCGAAAAGAACCTAAATTGACATCATTGGATCAGTCTCAATTAACATAATTTCATCATATATCAACCATAACAATTTGCATGACGAAGAACCTTAATTTGACACACGGGATCATCACACTTCCCACAGAGCATAAGAGGGGCACCCGCTATCCAAAATTCAAAAGATTTAGTTTTACCCCttcaaaattttgagattttttcaaaagaaatctTTCTAAAGCATAACAATTAGCAATTGGAAAACTATAATTTCCTTTATATCGCACTAGATGCTGGCCCAGAAGCAAAAATTAACGCACAAAACCATAAGAATAAAAACATATCACGGTTCTTTCTCCCATCTGATGATTAGAAACTAAAGAGTCCTATACATATCTTCCAGCTTCACACTTAAATTACCTCTCAAAAAACCTGAATTTTCCATCAACTTCTATTGCTGGGACTTGCTTCATGGGATTGATTGCTGAAACAAGATCAAATTCATGATTATATTCCAGAAAGGAAAAGGCAAAAATCCTGTCTTTATATTTTGACCCAACATACAAGAAGACTGTACAGCAACATACTTACTCACCTTCGTATTCAGGAGATTTGTGCTCCCCTTTAGCCAGCTGGATTTGGACTTCTTCAAACTCAATCCCATTAGCCCTTTTCACAGACAAGCCCAAGAGCCATGAAAACAATTTACATTGATTAATCTCAAaatgaaaagagagagagagagaagttagaaatcaagaaaaaagaacaaatgcATTAAAAAATCCTTACTTGCAGAGTATGAGAACTGCCCGTGATGGCTGAGACCCGCGATCAGCAAACACTTTTAACTTCATCTTGCTCTTCAGGGGTGGTCAGTAGTGAGGGATTAGAGATGAGGTTCCAGCTCTTGCAGATAGCAATTGAGATCTGATGAGTAATGAGGACTCGACCTAACCTTTTATATAAACATTTTATCCGGAGAAAAGCACGTATGAAAGTTGTTTAAAACGTTGAAAGACCGGGAAGACTGGGACGGCCGAAAGAGCGCCACAATTAAAAGGTTGTCTGTCATATGGGACCCACGTGGCCCAAACACAAGTTTAAGCCTTAGAGTGATTTAAGCCCATAGGAGTTTAACGATTTTAGTTGGCTTATTGATATATGGACGCTCTCCTATAATTGCAGAAGAACCGATCCATTTACGATTGCGGTTTGCTCCATTTACGATTACGAAATCTCttaagtgtgtttggataatggtttatttgccaaattttatttgattac
It includes:
- the LOC113704409 gene encoding glutathione S-transferase T1-like, whose translation is MKLKVFADRGSQPSRAVLILCKANGIEFEEVQIQLAKGEHKSPEYEAINPMKQVPAIEVDGKFRFFESHAILRFLATAFPGIAEHWYPADVFKRAQIDSALDWHHSTIRRGSVGVVINTTLAPLFGRPLDPQAAAEAEKLLSASLAKIESFWLKGDGPFLLGNSEPSIADLRG